From Polynucleobacter sp. JS-JIR-II-b4, a single genomic window includes:
- a CDS encoding heme A synthase — MPSLILFLELAAIAIIFAGLPLFFIWKKPGYSLLQKLNWVLVFMTFDLIVFGAFTRLTDSGLGCPDWPGCYGTSNPFHALGDIQQAESALPTGPVTVIKAWIEMIHRYLAMTVGTLILVQVAIAFSKLKSLGKNPLLGSLGLLLLVCVQGAFGAWTVTLKLQPIIVTIHLMLALILLACLTAYAQQSWESKSSAIRTIRVRPLSGQLLTLSFIVLFTQVFLGAWVSTNYAVLACPDFPTCLGSAWPETNWSEGFTLWRQLGLNAQGEFISPAALQTIHWAHRLFAMLVLVVLGTMGWSALALATPVLSGLSQVAKLLLAVLLLQVITGISNVVFQWPLMAALLHTAGSAALVFCLVRMSYWASWKPFIQKKMA, encoded by the coding sequence ATGCCCAGTCTGATTTTATTTCTGGAGCTGGCAGCCATCGCTATTATTTTTGCTGGCCTACCGCTCTTCTTCATTTGGAAAAAGCCTGGCTATAGCTTGTTGCAAAAACTCAATTGGGTCTTGGTCTTCATGACCTTTGATCTAATTGTATTTGGTGCATTTACACGCCTTACTGACTCTGGGCTGGGCTGCCCTGATTGGCCTGGATGCTACGGCACCTCCAATCCTTTTCATGCGCTTGGCGATATTCAGCAAGCTGAGAGCGCCTTGCCGACTGGGCCTGTGACGGTCATTAAGGCTTGGATTGAAATGATTCATCGCTACTTAGCTATGACAGTAGGTACATTGATTTTGGTACAAGTGGCTATTGCATTTTCTAAACTGAAGTCCTTAGGAAAAAATCCTTTACTCGGCAGCTTGGGCTTGCTCTTATTAGTCTGTGTTCAAGGTGCCTTTGGTGCTTGGACTGTTACCCTGAAGTTGCAGCCAATCATCGTTACGATTCACTTGATGTTGGCCTTGATCTTATTGGCTTGCTTAACAGCGTATGCGCAGCAGTCATGGGAGAGCAAGTCCTCTGCTATTCGTACCATTCGCGTACGGCCGCTTTCTGGGCAACTCCTCACCCTTTCTTTTATTGTTTTATTCACCCAGGTTTTCCTAGGTGCATGGGTGAGTACTAATTACGCAGTACTAGCTTGCCCTGATTTCCCCACCTGTTTGGGTAGTGCCTGGCCTGAGACTAATTGGAGTGAGGGCTTTACACTCTGGCGTCAATTGGGGCTCAATGCTCAAGGAGAATTTATTTCCCCTGCGGCATTGCAAACGATCCATTGGGCGCATCGCCTTTTTGCCATGCTGGTCTTGGTCGTGCTTGGTACGATGGGCTGGAGCGCTCTTGCGCTGGCAACCCCAGTTCTATCAGGCCTTAGTCAAGTAGCCAAGCTTTTGCTGGCGGTACTTTTATTGCAAGTCATCACTGGTATTTCTAATGTGGTGTTTCAGTGGCCGTTAATGGCTGCTTTATTACACACTGCTGGCTCTGCAGCTTTGGTATTCTGTTTGGTCAGAATGAGTTATTGGGCTTCTTGGAAGCCTTTCATTCAAAAGAAGATGGCGTAA
- a CDS encoding SURF1 family protein, with protein sequence MNKLFFALVAKRIVATLSALLVIAIGCGAGVWQLSRANTKIALAATLQARQQMPILSANAGPWTLEEAGERRMSARGQYIPEAAVWLDNRPRPIPPEGSATAQSGFYLMMPLMLEGRHEVLWVNRGWAPRNNENRETLPPVQTPNKVVNIEGIVFAHPGKVYELGSSKISTDINKPRIEQNFDLTAEGKLHGWSQAPFILRELEVGAVDGLIRDWAPLTSGVDRHYAYAFQWFALALAGFLFWLLNGLRQYKRQELANGDQE encoded by the coding sequence TTGAATAAGCTGTTTTTTGCCCTCGTTGCCAAGCGCATAGTCGCTACTTTATCAGCCTTGCTGGTCATTGCGATCGGCTGTGGTGCTGGGGTCTGGCAACTAAGCAGGGCTAATACCAAAATTGCCTTGGCAGCGACTTTACAGGCTCGCCAACAAATGCCTATCTTGAGTGCGAATGCAGGACCATGGACTTTGGAAGAGGCGGGTGAGCGTCGCATGAGTGCTCGTGGACAATATATTCCTGAGGCGGCAGTTTGGTTGGATAACAGGCCAAGACCTATTCCACCTGAAGGTAGTGCCACCGCACAGTCTGGCTTTTACCTGATGATGCCTTTGATGCTTGAGGGGAGGCATGAGGTCCTTTGGGTCAATCGAGGTTGGGCACCGCGTAACAATGAAAATCGTGAAACGCTGCCGCCAGTGCAAACTCCAAACAAGGTAGTCAATATTGAAGGTATCGTATTTGCTCATCCGGGGAAAGTCTATGAGCTGGGTAGTAGCAAGATTTCTACTGATATCAACAAGCCAAGAATTGAGCAAAATTTTGATTTAACGGCTGAAGGCAAGCTGCATGGTTGGAGCCAAGCGCCCTTTATCTTGCGTGAGCTTGAGGTTGGTGCGGTGGATGGCTTAATCCGCGATTGGGCACCCCTGACAAGCGGAGTCGATCGCCATTATGCTTATGCATTCCAGTGGTTTGCCTTGGCTCTTGCTGGATTTTTATTTTGGTTACTAAATGGCCTGCGGCAATATAAACGACAGGAATTAGCGAATGGGGATCAAGAGTGA
- a CDS encoding twin transmembrane helix small protein: MKWIIPIVLLMIVFSLGSALYYMMKDRGNSSRMVHSLMLRIGLSVALFLGILLAHYFGLIEATGIKVGTN; encoded by the coding sequence ATGAAGTGGATTATTCCTATTGTCCTACTAATGATTGTTTTTAGCTTAGGATCGGCTTTGTATTACATGATGAAAGATAGGGGAAATAGTTCCCGAATGGTTCATTCGTTGATGCTGCGCATTGGATTATCGGTCGCACTATTTTTAGGCATCCTCCTGGCCCATTACTTTGGCCTCATTGAGGCTACCGGCATCAAGGTTGGAACTAATTAA
- a CDS encoding cytochrome c oxidase subunit 3 — MSSNSTPYYFVPGLSRHPAMAAAGLIAFGAGMSGWVNHTSWGGALSLVGVAWVLFVLYHWFGDTIAESNAGKNGVNVDISYRWSMAWFIFSEIMFFGAFFAALFYARNIAMPWMGDVESKLLWPNFQAVWPNDGPAGLVEKFTTMGPWPIPTINTLLLLSSGVTITIAHHALVENHMKKAIIGLAATVGLGFIFLCFQVFEYYHAYHELNLKLTSGIYGSTFFMLTGFHGFHVFLGGTMLAIVLRRMIRGDFTAKHHFAFEGAAWYWHFVDVVWLGLYIAVYWM; from the coding sequence ATGTCATCCAATTCAACCCCATACTATTTCGTCCCTGGACTATCTAGGCATCCTGCCATGGCTGCTGCCGGCTTAATTGCATTTGGCGCTGGTATGTCTGGCTGGGTAAATCACACTTCTTGGGGCGGTGCTCTGAGCTTAGTTGGTGTGGCATGGGTTCTATTTGTGCTCTACCACTGGTTCGGCGATACGATTGCTGAATCTAATGCTGGCAAGAATGGTGTCAACGTTGACATTTCTTATCGCTGGTCAATGGCTTGGTTCATCTTCTCAGAAATCATGTTCTTCGGAGCATTCTTTGCAGCCCTCTTTTACGCACGCAATATTGCAATGCCTTGGATGGGTGATGTTGAAAGCAAATTGCTTTGGCCTAATTTCCAGGCTGTATGGCCAAACGATGGTCCTGCTGGATTGGTTGAGAAATTCACCACTATGGGTCCATGGCCGATTCCAACCATCAACACATTGTTGCTGTTGAGCTCTGGCGTAACTATTACTATTGCTCACCATGCATTGGTAGAGAACCACATGAAGAAGGCCATTATTGGCTTGGCTGCAACTGTTGGTCTGGGTTTCATCTTCTTGTGCTTCCAGGTTTTTGAGTACTACCATGCTTACCATGAGCTCAATTTGAAGCTCACATCAGGTATCTACGGTTCCACATTCTTTATGTTGACTGGTTTCCATGGTTTCCACGTTTTCCTTGGCGGCACCATGCTGGCGATCGTATTGCGCCGTATGATTCGTGGCGACTTTACTGCTAAACATCACTTCGCTTTTGAAGGTGCTGCTTGGTACTGGCACTTCGTTGACGTAGTCTGGCTTGGCCTGTACATCGCTGTTTACTGGATGTAA
- a CDS encoding DUF2970 domain-containing protein: MQSMKAVMWGFLGVRKQSGLQEDVASLSFVHIIIAGVVGALIFMGVLLLIVKAVVSH; encoded by the coding sequence ATGCAGTCTATGAAGGCCGTGATGTGGGGCTTCTTGGGTGTGCGTAAACAATCAGGTTTGCAGGAAGATGTAGCTTCACTCAGTTTTGTTCACATTATCATTGCAGGTGTTGTTGGCGCCTTGATTTTTATGGGTGTCCTCCTGTTGATAGTGAAAGCAGTTGTGTCCCATTGA
- a CDS encoding cytochrome c oxidase assembly protein, producing the protein MVSTQSLNRQILLKLLIAAVMMFGFGYALVPMYKALCEVTGINVVTSKNDYGVRAFSPNRVGNTQVNYARTVTIEFDSNSRGPFTFKPVKNFLEVHPGEMTEIVYEVTNNQNRQVRAQAIPSYAPKSATEFFTKLECFCFQEQTLAANETKKMPVVFVIDAGLPDDVKTITLSYTFFELGMGGTPPAPKSKVVS; encoded by the coding sequence ATGGTTTCAACTCAATCACTGAATCGCCAAATTTTATTAAAGCTCTTAATTGCAGCGGTAATGATGTTTGGATTTGGTTACGCACTAGTCCCAATGTATAAAGCCTTGTGTGAGGTTACCGGGATTAATGTTGTAACAAGCAAAAATGACTATGGTGTCAGAGCTTTCAGCCCAAATAGGGTTGGCAATACCCAAGTTAACTATGCACGTACGGTGACGATTGAGTTTGACTCTAATAGCCGAGGCCCGTTTACTTTTAAGCCGGTAAAGAATTTTTTAGAAGTGCATCCTGGTGAAATGACTGAGATTGTTTATGAGGTCACTAATAATCAGAATCGCCAAGTGCGAGCACAGGCAATACCAAGTTATGCGCCTAAAAGCGCAACAGAATTTTTTACAAAGTTAGAGTGTTTTTGTTTTCAGGAGCAGACACTAGCGGCAAATGAAACTAAAAAGATGCCGGTAGTTTTTGTGATCGATGCGGGTTTACCGGACGATGTGAAAACCATTACTTTGTCGTATACCTTCTTTGAGTTGGGTATGGGTGGTACACCACCTGCTCCAAAGTCAAAGGTGGTGTCGTGA
- a CDS encoding cytochrome oxidase small assembly protein produces the protein MKQEFKPSEKQALAANNRRMGFILLSVVLVFFIGIVIKRSMLG, from the coding sequence GTGAAGCAGGAATTTAAGCCTTCAGAGAAGCAAGCCCTTGCTGCGAATAATCGCAGGATGGGCTTCATTCTTTTGAGTGTTGTATTGGTATTTTTTATTGGAATTGTGATTAAACGGAGTATGTTGGGTTAA
- the ctaD gene encoding cytochrome c oxidase subunit I gives MSTVSTTHDHAHDHAHDDHTPHGWRRWLFATNHKDIGTMYLIFSFVSLLAGGVMALGIRLELFQPGLQFFRPEFFNQLTTMHGLVMVFGAIMPAFVGFANWMVPLQIGASDMAFARMNNFSFWILPVAASLLFSSFLVPGGAPSGGWTIYAPLTSQMGPGMDMAIFALHLLGASSIMGSINIIVTILNMRAPGMTLMKMPMFCWTWLITAYLLIAVMPVLAGAITMVLTDRHFGTSFFSAVGGGDPIMFQHIFWFFGHPEVYIMILPAFGIVSEIIPTFSRKTLFGYSSMVYATASIAILSFIVWAHHMFATGMPVTGQLFFMYATMLIAVPTGVKIFNWVATMWKGSMTFETPMLWAIGFIFVFTMGGFTGLILAMAPIDIGVQDTYYVVAHFHYVLVAGSLFAMFAGFYYWCPKWTGFMANETRGKIHFWTSMIFFNITFFPMHFLGLAGMPRRYADYPTQFADFNMVASIGALGFGLSQVYFLFFVVLPAYRGQGEKAPMKPWDGAKGLEWTIPSPAPHHTFETPPSAEQMREAGI, from the coding sequence ATGAGCACAGTCTCTACTACCCACGACCACGCACACGATCACGCGCATGATGATCACACGCCACACGGATGGCGTCGTTGGTTGTTTGCAACTAACCACAAAGACATCGGCACGATGTATTTGATCTTCTCATTTGTTAGCTTGTTAGCTGGCGGTGTGATGGCATTGGGAATTCGACTGGAATTGTTCCAGCCTGGACTGCAGTTTTTCCGTCCTGAGTTCTTTAATCAGCTAACCACTATGCATGGTTTGGTAATGGTGTTCGGCGCGATCATGCCGGCATTCGTTGGCTTCGCGAACTGGATGGTGCCTTTGCAAATTGGCGCATCTGATATGGCGTTTGCTCGTATGAATAACTTTAGCTTCTGGATTCTTCCGGTGGCTGCAAGCTTGTTATTTAGCTCATTCCTAGTTCCTGGCGGCGCTCCATCAGGTGGTTGGACTATCTATGCTCCGCTGACCTCGCAAATGGGTCCTGGCATGGACATGGCTATTTTTGCTCTGCATTTATTGGGCGCCTCTTCCATCATGGGTTCGATCAATATCATCGTCACCATCTTGAATATGCGCGCTCCTGGCATGACTTTGATGAAAATGCCAATGTTCTGCTGGACTTGGTTGATCACTGCTTATTTGTTGATTGCTGTGATGCCTGTATTGGCTGGCGCAATCACTATGGTTCTGACTGACCGTCATTTCGGTACCTCATTCTTCTCCGCAGTTGGCGGCGGCGACCCAATCATGTTCCAGCATATTTTCTGGTTCTTTGGTCACCCAGAGGTTTACATCATGATTCTTCCTGCATTCGGAATCGTCAGTGAAATTATTCCAACATTCTCCAGAAAAACATTGTTTGGCTATAGCTCAATGGTTTATGCAACCGCATCTATTGCGATCTTGTCATTCATCGTTTGGGCTCACCACATGTTTGCAACTGGCATGCCTGTAACTGGCCAGCTGTTTTTCATGTACGCAACAATGTTGATTGCTGTTCCAACTGGCGTGAAGATTTTTAACTGGGTTGCAACAATGTGGAAAGGTTCGATGACTTTCGAAACTCCAATGTTGTGGGCTATCGGCTTTATCTTCGTTTTCACCATGGGCGGCTTTACTGGTTTGATCTTGGCAATGGCACCAATTGATATTGGTGTTCAGGACACTTACTACGTTGTTGCGCACTTCCACTATGTATTGGTAGCGGGTTCATTGTTTGCCATGTTCGCTGGCTTCTACTACTGGTGTCCTAAGTGGACTGGCTTTATGGCTAATGAAACTCGCGGCAAGATCCATTTTTGGACTTCCATGATTTTCTTTAACATCACATTCTTCCCAATGCACTTCTTGGGCTTAGCAGGCATGCCACGTCGTTATGCCGACTACCCTACTCAGTTTGCTGATTTCAATATGGTTGCTTCAATCGGCGCATTGGGCTTTGGCTTGTCGCAGGTCTATTTCTTGTTCTTCGTTGTGCTTCCTGCATACCGTGGTCAAGGTGAAAAAGCACCGATGAAGCCATGGGATGGAGCTAAAGGTTTGGAGTGGACCATTCCTTCTCCAGCGCCACATCACACTTTTGAAACTCCGCCTAGTGCAGAGCAAATGCGTGAAGCAGGAATTTAA
- the coxB gene encoding cytochrome c oxidase subunit II: MPGGPAVNQLNFTAPATKIMQEIHWLHWMMLVICALIFIGVFGVMFYSILKHRKSLGHKSASFHESTTVEIIWTVIPLLIVIGMALPATKTVVAMKDTTNSDITIKTTGYQWKWGYDYIKGEGEGISFLSTLSTSREAINNLAPKSNTYLMEVDNEMVVPVGKKIRLITTANDVIHAWTIPAFGVKQDAIPGFVRDTWFRADKIGTFRGQCSELCGAEHAFMPIVVKVVSPEDYTAWVAEKKKAMGAGGDDPSKVYTLDEQKERGAKVYAANCAACHQPNGKGAGAFPALDGSKVVNGPKAGQFNILLNGKNAMPKWAGVLSDGDIAAVITYTRNSWGNKTGEVIQTQEIITARGQ; encoded by the coding sequence ATGCCTGGTGGCCCAGCTGTTAATCAGCTGAATTTCACAGCCCCTGCTACCAAAATCATGCAAGAGATCCATTGGTTGCATTGGATGATGTTGGTAATTTGCGCTTTAATTTTTATTGGTGTTTTTGGAGTGATGTTCTATTCCATCTTGAAGCACCGTAAATCATTGGGTCACAAATCAGCATCTTTCCACGAGAGCACGACTGTTGAAATCATTTGGACAGTCATTCCACTGTTGATCGTTATCGGCATGGCATTGCCAGCAACAAAAACTGTTGTGGCAATGAAAGACACCACTAACTCTGATATCACTATTAAGACCACTGGTTATCAGTGGAAGTGGGGTTACGACTACATCAAGGGTGAAGGCGAAGGCATCAGCTTCTTATCTACCTTATCAACATCACGCGAAGCAATTAACAACTTGGCACCTAAATCAAATACCTATTTGATGGAAGTAGACAATGAAATGGTTGTGCCAGTAGGTAAAAAAATTCGCTTGATCACTACTGCTAACGACGTTATTCATGCTTGGACTATTCCGGCGTTTGGCGTAAAGCAAGATGCCATCCCAGGCTTCGTTCGTGATACCTGGTTTAGAGCTGACAAGATTGGCACATTCCGCGGTCAGTGCTCTGAGCTTTGTGGTGCAGAGCACGCTTTCATGCCTATCGTTGTCAAAGTAGTTTCACCAGAGGACTACACCGCTTGGGTTGCTGAGAAGAAAAAAGCAATGGGTGCAGGCGGCGATGATCCATCGAAGGTTTATACCTTGGACGAACAGAAAGAGCGCGGCGCAAAAGTCTATGCAGCGAACTGTGCAGCTTGTCACCAGCCAAATGGCAAAGGTGCTGGCGCATTCCCAGCATTGGATGGCAGCAAAGTGGTCAACGGACCTAAAGCAGGCCAATTTAATATTTTGCTGAACGGTAAAAATGCAATGCCGAAGTGGGCAGGCGTGCTTTCCGATGGAGATATCGCAGCCGTTATTACCTATACCCGTAATTCATGGGGTAATAAAACGGGTGAAGTGATTCAGACCCAAGAAATTATTACCGCACGCGGCCAGTAA
- a CDS encoding methyltransferase domain-containing protein, giving the protein MTQPLRWLQDEIADRMLQKLDIVKLDVKDILVVPDFAGKHLDVLAKRYPKARIFSITEKGVSGFQMWRAKALSNWRSLFAINSSPLASYASSGRFDIPDNSVDLVFSDLLLHDLPDPKHFLQECWRVLREGGLITFSYLGPDTGKELRSLDLSELKLKNLLSPWDMHDMGDALLGERFSDPVMDMEYLTLDYEKPALLLTDMSALKLMHSTSPKAIEKEVLPQKITLEVVYGHAWALGKHLAKAKDSVAYIDANQIVRKTRSDSA; this is encoded by the coding sequence ATGACCCAGCCCCTTAGATGGTTACAAGACGAAATTGCAGATCGCATGCTGCAGAAATTAGATATCGTTAAGCTTGATGTAAAAGACATCTTGGTGGTGCCTGATTTTGCTGGCAAGCATCTGGATGTACTTGCTAAACGCTATCCAAAGGCGCGTATTTTTAGCATCACCGAAAAAGGTGTTTCAGGATTTCAAATGTGGCGCGCTAAAGCGCTGAGTAATTGGCGGTCTTTATTTGCTATCAACTCTAGCCCCTTGGCAAGCTACGCCTCGTCTGGAAGATTTGATATTCCCGACAATTCGGTTGATTTAGTGTTTAGCGATCTTTTGCTGCACGATTTACCTGATCCAAAGCATTTTTTGCAGGAGTGTTGGCGTGTTCTGCGCGAGGGCGGCTTAATCACATTTAGCTATTTAGGGCCCGATACTGGAAAAGAGTTGCGCTCCTTGGATCTTTCGGAATTAAAGCTCAAGAATTTATTAAGCCCTTGGGATATGCACGATATGGGGGATGCCTTGCTTGGTGAGCGGTTTTCTGATCCTGTCATGGATATGGAGTACCTCACCTTGGATTATGAGAAGCCGGCCTTATTGCTGACAGATATGAGTGCGCTGAAATTGATGCATTCCACCTCTCCCAAAGCAATTGAAAAAGAGGTTTTGCCCCAAAAAATCACCTTAGAGGTGGTTTATGGGCATGCGTGGGCCCTCGGAAAGCACCTTGCAAAGGCGAAGGACAGCGTAGCCTATATTGATGCAAATCAAATTGTGCGCAAGACTAGGTCAGATTCTGCCTAA
- a CDS encoding ComF family protein, with protein MRFPENIFQTICEQLLPTACIACQGFQQSSLCDCCLNQLRDEGLLNYQCCYQCGITLQVSEIAGQRCTQCQTLKPHFDETYCLDRYDGLLQTPLHELKYQKRIAFANALGRTWNLLLSKELEDISADYLLPVPLSIEKLAQRGFNQSWEIAKRIQCGGYIKKSPYVLQRHHYAEHQAGSTLSNRQLAIQGMFYVEEHYIQRLAHKTVIVFDDVMTSGATLNEIARVLKDNGVSRVINWVVLRAARPI; from the coding sequence ATGCGATTTCCAGAGAACATTTTTCAAACTATTTGTGAGCAGCTTTTGCCAACAGCCTGCATTGCTTGTCAGGGGTTCCAACAATCATCTCTATGCGATTGTTGTCTCAATCAATTACGCGATGAAGGTTTATTGAACTATCAATGCTGCTACCAATGTGGCATAACACTTCAGGTTTCAGAAATTGCAGGGCAACGTTGTACGCAATGCCAAACCTTGAAGCCCCACTTTGATGAAACTTATTGTTTAGATCGCTACGATGGATTGTTACAAACTCCACTACATGAATTGAAGTATCAAAAACGCATTGCGTTTGCTAATGCCCTTGGCAGAACATGGAACTTACTTCTCAGTAAGGAGCTTGAAGATATCTCTGCCGATTATTTGCTCCCAGTGCCCCTCAGTATTGAGAAGTTAGCACAGCGTGGTTTCAATCAAAGTTGGGAAATTGCCAAACGAATTCAGTGTGGGGGGTATATTAAAAAATCGCCTTATGTGCTGCAGCGCCATCATTATGCAGAGCACCAGGCCGGCAGCACCTTGAGCAATCGCCAACTAGCCATTCAGGGAATGTTTTACGTTGAAGAGCACTACATTCAGCGGCTAGCTCACAAGACTGTAATTGTGTTTGACGATGTGATGACAAGCGGCGCAACTCTTAATGAAATTGCGCGCGTTCTGAAGGACAATGGTGTATCTCGCGTCATTAATTGGGTAGTACTGAGAGCTGCGCGACCAATTTAA
- the trmL gene encoding tRNA (uridine(34)/cytosine(34)/5-carboxymethylaminomethyluridine(34)-2'-O)-methyltransferase TrmL, translating into MFNIVLFEPEIPPNTGNIIRLCANTGAKLHLIEPLGFPMEDAKLRRAGLDYHEFARVKVHKNWSQFLKDEQPDPQHLFALTTKGSGKFHVGKYAPDDYFVFGSETKGITDEVRDSIPIENRMRLAMQDSSRSLNLSNTVAIVVYEAWRQNGLAGGQ; encoded by the coding sequence ATGTTTAATATCGTTTTATTCGAACCAGAAATCCCACCCAACACGGGCAACATTATTCGTTTGTGTGCCAATACCGGAGCAAAGCTACATTTAATTGAGCCGCTTGGGTTTCCGATGGAAGACGCTAAGTTGCGTAGAGCAGGCTTGGACTATCACGAGTTTGCACGAGTCAAAGTCCACAAAAATTGGTCACAGTTTTTAAAAGATGAGCAACCCGATCCTCAGCATCTCTTTGCATTGACCACTAAGGGCTCGGGAAAGTTTCATGTAGGCAAATACGCGCCAGATGATTACTTTGTATTTGGCTCTGAAACTAAAGGCATTACAGATGAAGTCAGGGACTCCATTCCGATTGAGAATCGTATGCGCCTAGCGATGCAAGATAGCAGTCGCAGTCTGAATTTATCAAATACTGTTGCAATCGTAGTGTATGAAGCTTGGCGCCAGAATGGCCTTGCAGGCGGTCAGTAA
- a CDS encoding NAD(P)H-dependent glycerol-3-phosphate dehydrogenase, with protein sequence MKVTLLGAGAWGTAMAAQAARFLQGGDVVLWSRSKQQLKEIEESAENRAYLSGIQLPKGLKFESNFSTAIKRLSSDDLLVIATPMSGLSETIAQALKIAEHPLNIIWLCKGLEPNTALLPHQVVERESKMHSHGITHSYGALSGPSFAREVGAGMPCALTVASKSPKLCEAVQTAFHHGNMRVYSSDDLIGVELGGAIKNVLAIAAGIGDGLDLGLNARAAVLTRGLAEMMRIVKAAGGKSETCMGLTGVGDLILTATGDLSRNRRVGLELAAGKSLPEVLANLGHVAEGVLCAEAVGDLAKRLGVEMPITSMMGEVLSGKLKPHDAVKKLMGRDPKIES encoded by the coding sequence ATGAAGGTGACACTGCTTGGTGCTGGCGCCTGGGGAACGGCGATGGCTGCACAAGCAGCTCGCTTTCTCCAAGGGGGTGATGTTGTTTTATGGTCTCGTAGTAAACAACAGTTAAAAGAAATCGAAGAGAGCGCTGAAAATCGCGCTTATCTTTCAGGGATTCAGTTACCTAAAGGTCTCAAGTTTGAGAGCAACTTTTCTACTGCTATCAAAAGGCTTTCTAGCGATGATTTATTGGTCATTGCTACACCAATGTCAGGGCTTTCGGAAACAATCGCCCAAGCATTAAAAATTGCTGAGCACCCACTCAATATTATTTGGCTCTGCAAAGGGCTTGAGCCGAATACCGCCTTATTGCCCCACCAGGTAGTAGAGCGTGAGAGCAAGATGCATTCTCATGGAATAACGCATTCGTATGGTGCCTTATCCGGCCCGAGCTTTGCACGTGAGGTTGGTGCGGGTATGCCTTGCGCTTTAACTGTTGCTAGCAAATCTCCTAAGTTATGTGAAGCAGTGCAAACCGCTTTCCATCACGGCAATATGCGTGTGTATTCAAGTGATGATTTGATTGGTGTGGAGTTAGGCGGCGCTATTAAGAATGTCTTGGCGATTGCTGCAGGTATTGGTGATGGCTTAGATTTGGGTTTGAACGCACGCGCTGCAGTTCTCACACGCGGTTTAGCAGAGATGATGCGCATTGTGAAGGCTGCCGGTGGCAAATCTGAAACTTGTATGGGCTTAACTGGTGTTGGAGATTTAATCTTGACTGCCACTGGTGACCTTTCTCGCAATCGTCGCGTTGGTCTTGAGCTTGCTGCTGGCAAGTCGCTACCTGAGGTTCTTGCAAATCTTGGTCACGTTGCCGAGGGTGTGCTTTGTGCGGAGGCGGTTGGCGATTTGGCAAAACGCCTAGGGGTTGAGATGCCGATTACTTCGATGATGGGTGAAGTGCTCTCTGGAAAGTTGAAGCCGCATGATGCCGTTAAAAAGCTTATGGGGCGCGATCCTAAAATCGAATCGTAA